GCGGCGGCGAGACAGACCGTAGGCGTTATCATCGAGCATCAGGCGCAAGGCACCAAGCACCTGATCGTAATTGAGCAAAGGCTCCCCCATGCCCATCATGACCACATTGCTGATCACCCGGGTACTGGTTTGCGCGGCATCGCCAATACGAGCGGTTTCCGGCGCACTGAGCAAAGCCCGACGGGCATACCACAGCTGACCAATGATCTCCGCAGTGGTCAGATTACGATTAAAGCCCTGATATCCGGTCGAACAGAACGGGCAGGCAACGGTACAACCTGCCTGACTGGAAATACAAAGCGTGCCCCGATCGTCCTCGGGAATGAAAACCGCCTCAACCGCGTTGTTGCTACCGACATCAAACAGCCACTTGCGGGTGCCGTCGGCAGAAATATGTTCGTGCGACATGCTGGGCGCGGTGACAAGGCAATGAGCCGTCAATTGCTCGCGGAACTCGCGCGCCAGGTCGGTCATCTGCCCAAAGTCGTCCTGTTGCCGCTGGTGTATCCAGCGCTGCAATTGGCGCGCTCGGAAAGGCTTGCCACCCCATTGGGCGACCAGTTCAACAAGTTGCTCCGGGCCCATGCCCAGAAGATTGATAGGTTCGAGCGATGACATAAAAAAATAATACCTTCACGCCGTCTGGCATTTATCTTGTTGCACAAGCGCAAACAAGTCTCTTTTCTGAGAGGTGCCCGGCGCACCACCGTTGCGGCGGGCCGGGCAATTCCTGATCAGAGTGCCGCCAGTACTGCGCGGTTCAGCCTATTAACGGCTGTAAACGTTGCACTCTGGGAAGAAGAAAGCGATTTCAACCGCAGCGGTTTCCGGCGCGTCGGAACCATGCACGGCATTGGCGTCAATGCTTTCAGCGAAATCAGCGCGGATGGTGCCGGGCTCAGCTTTCTTGGGGTCGGTGGCACCCATCAGCTCACGGTTCTTGGCAATGGCGCCTTCGCCTTCCAGAACCTGCACGAACACAGGACCGGAAACCATGAAGTCAACCAGATCCTTGAAGAAAGGACGCTCGGCGTGGACGCCGTAAAAACGCTCGGCTTCGCCACGGGACAAGTGAACCAGGCGACCAGCGATCACTTTCAGGCCAGCGCCTTCAAAGCGGGAAATAATCTGACCGATCACGTTTTTAGCAACAGCGTCGGGCTTGATAATGGACAGAGTGCGTTCAATAGCCATGTGAAAATCCAAATAAGAACAATATAGTGTAGTCTTTGCTGCGTAAAGCAAAATGCAGATCCGACGGTTCGCGCTAAATTTTTTAATGAAAACAAGCACTTTCATCAGATTTACGGCAACCCGGCATTTTACCACGCCAAAGACGCACGGCCACATCTTAAAATAGTGCATCTTACATTCGTTTTTTACCCAGGATTAGTTCCGCCTTCTGCGGCACCTACCGTGCCATACGAGGGGGACAGACCGCATCACCATGACCAACTCATCCGCAACGACCTCCGACGAGCAGCTATCCAAGAGCTTTGAACCCCAGGAAATCGAAACGCGCTGGTACGCGCGCTGGGAACAAGCCGACCTTTTCAAGGGTGGCCAACACGTCCAGCCCTTGGGCGATCATCAGTCAGAACCTTTTGTGATTCAGTCCCCGCCGCCGAACGTCACCGGGACGCTGCACATGGGTCACGCTTTTAACCAGACCATCATGGATGGCCTGACGCGCTACCACCGCATGAAAGGCGACGATACGGTCTACATTCCTGGTACCGATCACGCCGGGATTGCCACCCAGATCATTGTGGAGCGCCAGCTTGATGCCCAAAACATCAGCCGCCACGACCTGGGCCGCGAGAAATTCCTGGAAAAAGTCTGGGAATGGAAGGAAAAGTCCGGCAATACCATTACTGGCCAGTTTCGTCGCCTGGGTGCTTCCTGCGACTGGAGCCGCGAATACTTCACCATGGATGACAAACTGTCCCGTGGCGTGCTGGAGACCTTCGTGCGCTTGTACGAACAGGGGCTGATTTACCGGGGCAAGCGCCTGGTGAACTGGGACCCCGTGCTGGGTACCGCCGTATCCGACCTGGAAGTGGTGAGCGAGGAAGAGGACGGCCACCTGTGGGAAATCCGTTATCCGCTGACTACCCCCCAGGGGAATTGACCCATCTGACGGTGGCCACCACCCGCCCTGAAACGATGCTGGGCGACGTCGCCCTGATGGTCCACCCTGAGGACGAGCGCTATATCGGCCTGATCGGCCAAACCGTTACCCTGCCTCTGGTTGGCCGCTCCATCCCGATCATTGCGGACGACTACGTGGACCCAGCCTTTGGTACCGGCGTGGTGAAGGTAACTCCTGCCCACGACTTCAATGACTACGCCGTTGGCCAGCGCCACGGCCTGGAAATGATCAGCATCCTGACTCTGGATGCCCACATTGCGGATACTGCCCCCGAAGCCTATCAAGGCCTGGAGCGCTTTGCCGCGCGCAAGCAAATCGTGGCCGATCTGGAAGCCCAGGGACTGCTGCAGGCCGTCAAGCCTCACAAACTGATGGTGCCGCGGGGCGACCGCACCAATACGGTCATCGAACCCATGCTGACCGACCAGTGGTTTGTAGCCATGAGCAAGCCCGCTCCGGAAGACTCGCTGCACCCCGGCAAAAGCATCACCCAGGTTGCCCTGGACGTGGTGGCCGATGGCCGTGTGCGCTTCTACCCTGACAACTGGTCCAACACCTACAACCAGTGGCTGAACAATATTCAGGACTGGTGCATTTCCCGTCAGCTGTGGTGGGGTCACCAGATTCCCGCCTGGTACGCCGAAGACGGCAGCCTGTTTGTCGCCCGCTCCGAAGAGGACGCTCTGGAACAAGCCCGCGCCGCTGGCGTGACAGGCCCCTTGCGCCGCGACGAAGATGTACTGGACACCTGGTTCTCCTCCGCCCTGGTGCCCTTTACCGACCTGGGCTGGCCCGAAGAAACGCCTGACCTGGCGCGCTACCTACCCTCCAGCGTGCTGGTAACCGGTTTCGACATTATTTTCTTCTGGGTGGCCCGCATGGTCATGATGAGCATGCACCTGACCGGCCGCGTTCCTTTCAAGACCGTCTACGTGCATGGGCTGGTCTGCGACATGGAAGGCAAGAAAATGAGCAAATCCAAGGGCAATACCATTGACCCGGTGGATTTGATCGACGGCATAGATCTGGAAAGCCTCCTGCACAAGCGCACCTTTGGCCTGATGAACCCCAAGCAGGCGCAAAGCATTAGCAAGCGCACCAAGAAAGACTATCCCGATGGCATCCCCGCCTTCGGTACGGACGCGTTGCGCTTTACCATGGCCGCCTATGCCACGCTGGGCCGCAACATCAACTTCGACATGAAGCGCTGCGAAGGTTACCGCAACTTCTGCAACAAGCTGTGGAATGCCACCCGCTTTGTGCTGATGAACACCGAAGGCCATGAGCTCCACACGGATGCTCCAGCCGAATTGAGCTTTGCCGATCGCTGGATCATCAGCTTGCTGCAAGGCCTCGAGCAGGACGCCGAACGCGGATTTGCCGACTACCGTTTCGACAACATCGCCAACGCCATCTACCACTTTGTGTGGGACGAGTACTGTGACTGGTACCTGGAGCTGGCCAAGACTCAGATTCAAAATGGCACACCCGAACAGCAGTTGGGCACCCGTCGCACCCTGATCCGCGTGCTGGAAGTGGTGCTACGCGTTGCGCACCCCATCATCCCTTTCATCACGGAAGAGCTGTGGCAGAAAGTCTCGGTGGTGGCTGGCAAGCGCGCTGCCGATGAAACCACCAGCATTTCGGTTCAGCCTTACCCGATTGCCAACCCTGCCGCCATTGATGAACAGGCACAGGCACAGGTCGCAGAGCTGAAAGCCCAGGTCGACGCCATTCGGGCCCTGCGAGGCGAAATGAACATCTCGCCCGCCCAGCGTGTACCGCTGATTGCACAAGGTGACGCCGCCACCCTGAAAGCCAATAGCCCTTACCTGGCTGCCTTGGGCAAACTGGAAAGCGTGGAAATTGTGGACCAGTTGCCCACAGACGCAGGCGCACCCGTACAAGTGATTGGCACCACTCAGCTCATGCTGCATGTAGAGATCGACGTGGAAGCGGAGCGTATCCGTCTTTCCAAGGAAATCGAGCGCCTCCAAGGGGAGATCAACAAGGCCGAAGCCAAACTGGGCAACGCCAGCTTTGTGGAGCGCGCCCCTGCCGCTGTGGTCGAGCAGGAGCGCCAGCGCGTGGCTCAGTTCGGTGAAACGCTAGCCAAGGTGAAGCAGCAGTTTGATCGTCTGGGCTGATACCGCGACGTAAACCCAGGCAACAGGCAACGGCCCTGCACTCGTGCAGGGCCTTTTTATTGCCATCAAGGGCTTAGCCTACAGATCACTTACGAGGGCAGCGCGCCGATTCAGCACCACGAGCGGAGCGTTCTTGCCTCTTAAAAAGCCGGCAGCCTCTCTTGCCTGCGCTACACCGCCATCACAACACGTCCGTCACCGAGCATAGCGATCCACCCTGACACAAGGGGCCCAGCCCGTGGCAAGGAGCCGCTCTCGCAAATCACAGATGACACAAAGCCTGCTCCGAGGGGCAGAGCGTCAAAAAAGTCGTTGGGCATAGCGACGTGGGCGAGCCTGCCGGCAAGCCCAGCCCCGCTTGTTCGACCTGCTGATAGCTCAGCAAGCGCAAGCTGGTTCAATCAGGCTGTTGTGCCGCCAAAGAAGCCAAAAACCGTTCATCCGCCTTGCTAAGTTCGCCACGCTGGCGAGCCAGCTCAATCAGCTCAGGACGGCGCGTCACGGTCAAACGCAGGGATTGCTCTCGTCGCCAAGCCTGGATACGACCATGGTGACCAGACATCAACACCTCAGGCACCGCTTGGCCGCGGTAAACCTCGGGGCGTGTGTAATGTGGACTATCCAGCAAACCGCTGTTGCCCGCATGAAAGGAATCCTGGCGCGCCGAATCAGCGTCGTTCAGCACTCCCGGCAAGAGGCGGACCACGCTATCGATGATTGCCAGGGAAGCAATCTCGCCGCCTGACAACACAAAGTCCCCCAAAGACAGCTCCTGGGTAACCCGTGCATCAATAAAACGTTGATCGATACCCTCATAGCGACCACAAACCAGAACTGCGCCGGGACCTTGAGCCAGTTCCTGCGCCACAGCCTGATCAAAGCGTCGCCCTGTAGGACTCAGCAAGATAACTTCCGGACTATCGCCACGATCAGCCAAAGCCTGATCCAGCGCATCATTCAAGGGATCAGCCAGCATGACCATGCCCGGGCCGCCGCCATAAGGGCGATCGTCCACGGTACGATGCACGTCCGTGGTGTAGTCACGCGGATTCCAGGTCCGCATCTGCCAGATGCCCTGCTTGTGTGCGCGGCCGGTGACACCAGCCTCGCTGACCACATCAAACATGTCCGGGAACAGGGTCAGGGCATCAAATCGCATGAGGGCTCGGCAAGAGAAAAAGTGGCTGGAGCATGACGATACAGAGCCCAGCGGGCCTTAGTATCGCAATCGCTAGGCAGGGAAGGGTCAAATCGCCCAGTGACTATGCAGTTCGCGAGCAGGCAAATCGACCGTATGCACAATGGCTTGCACAAAGGGCACCAGCTCTTCCAGTGGTCGACCCTGCTCGTCTTTCTCAGGCGCAAAGACGCCGTTGGCGTCCCAGCAGCCCCGATGCACGACCAAAATCGAATGAGCGCCATTATCCAGCACTTCTGCCACCTGGCCCAGAAGGTGCGCCTGGCCCTCCTGCTCGCCAAAAAAGCGGCAGCCGATCAGATCAACCCAATAAAACTCATCGTCGTCCGCCGGGGGAAAAGCGGCACGGGATACCCAAACCGTATGCCCTTTAAGGGCTTGGGCCACCTCTCGATTATCCAGACCTTCAAACTGCGCCACGATGGTTGCCCCATGCTGCTTGGCTGTTTGGATCTGTCTTGGCGATGCAGACGCAAAAACGCCCGCCTGAGATCCAGGCCGGGGCGTTTTTAACCACCATGTTTTTGCATTTAGCAGTGCTTTGGTCTGCATGGAATGCGGCTGGATCTTAACCCAGCCACGCACGCCATAAGCGGAAACAATGCGTCCCAACTCAACAAGGTCAGCAGGAATCGCGTCTTGCTTCACACTAAACACTACCAAAAAACAGGTGAATCAACTTAGGCAGCCGAAGCAACCTTAGCCGAGTATTCTTTCAACAGGCGAGCCACAGCGGGCGAAACCTGTGCACCGTTGTCGGTGAAGTGCTTAACGCGGTCCATTTGCAGACGCAGGTTTTCCTGACCTTCGCCAGCAACGGGGTTGTAAAAACCCAGACGTTCGATGAAGCGACCATCACGGCGTTGGCTCGCCTCGGCGGCTACTACGTTGTAAAAAGGACGCTTTTTGGAGCCACCACGGGCCAAGCGAATTACCACCATTGATAATCCCTTTATTGTGTAAGGTAAACAAAAAATTCTAGCACTATTCTGGCAAGCATGCCAAAAGTAACACGCTAAGATAGCAGATTCAGTGCTAGATACGCAACAGACAAAACAGTATTCTACCGCCGTCAGCTTAACGACGGCGTAAAAAATGCAGAGTTTTTTCGGCTTGCTGGTCTTGAGCCAACAATTCGTTGCCAGTTTGGCGACAAAAAGCCTGAAAATCCTGAATGGCGTGCTGGTCGGTGGTGATAACTTGCAACACTTGCCCGGACTCCAGTTGCGCCAAAGCTTTCTTGGCACGCAGGATGGGCAAGGGGCATTTCAGCCCGCTTGCATCCACCTGCAGATCGCTGTTGGGCAAAGCGCCAGTCTCGGACATCGCCATCACGCACCCAACTTGCTTTGGACCCAGGCCTGCACCGAGGCATTGGCCTGTGGCAAGACGCTGGCATCGGTACCGCCGCCCATGGCCATATCAGGACGACCACCACCCTTCCCGCCCAACTGCGAGGCTACAAAGCCCACCAGGTCACCCGCCTTGACCTTGGAGGTCAGGTCAGGCGTTACGCCTGCCACCAGGCTGACCTTTCCGTCCGCCACGATAGACAGCAGGATCACGGCAGACTGCAGCTTGTTCTTCAACTGATCGGCCATTTCGCGCAAGGCTTTGGCTTCCACGCCTTGCAGCGTGGCCACCAGCAAGCGGCTGTTGTCATTCAAGGGTACGGCCTGAGCCAACAGATCCTGACCAGCCGAAGCCGCCAGCTTGGATTGCATTTGCTCGCGCTCGCGCTCCAAATCCTTGATCTGACCTTGCAAGGCGTTGATACGGGTAAGCAGACCTTCTGGCTGAGTACGCAGGCTGGCAGAAGCCTCGCTCAGCAAGCGCTCCCGCGCTTGCACCCAATGCAGGCTGTTGGTGCCGGTAATGGCCTCGACACGGCGCACGCCAGCGGCGACACCACCTTCCGAGACAATCTTGAACAAGCCGATGTCGCCCGTGCGTTGAACGTGAGTGCCACCGCACAGTTCACGCGAGAAACCGATATCCAGCACACGCACTTCGTCGCCGTACTTTTCACCAAACAAAGCCATGGCACCGCCACTGACGGCGTCGTCAAAGGACATCAGTTGGGCTTGCACGGCCTGGTTCGCCAGAACCTGCTCGTTCACAATCGCTTCGACTTGCGCGATTTGCTCGGCCGTCATGGCGGCATCGTGCGCAAAGTCAAA
This genomic interval from Alcaligenes ammonioxydans contains the following:
- the rlmN gene encoding 23S rRNA (adenine(2503)-C(2))-methyltransferase RlmN, with the translated sequence MSSLEPINLLGMGPEQLVELVAQWGGKPFRARQLQRWIHQRQQDDFGQMTDLAREFREQLTAHCLVTAPSMSHEHISADGTRKWLFDVGSNNAVEAVFIPEDDRGTLCISSQAGCTVACPFCSTGYQGFNRNLTTAEIIGQLWYARRALLSAPETARIGDAAQTSTRVISNVVMMGMGEPLLNYDQVLGALRLMLDDNAYGLSRRRVTVSTSGVVPMMDRLAQDCPVALAVSLHAPNDALRDRLVPLNKKYPLAELLDACNRYLEHAPRDFITFEYIMLDGINDTDQHAQELLDIARIVRCKFNLIPFNPFPQSGLKRSSAARVKQFAQRLMDGGVVTTVRKTRGDDIAAACGQLAGDIRDRTRIEQRLPDRAVIQIKQERA
- the ndk gene encoding nucleoside-diphosphate kinase, with translation MAIERTLSIIKPDAVAKNVIGQIISRFEGAGLKVIAGRLVHLSRGEAERFYGVHAERPFFKDLVDFMVSGPVFVQVLEGEGAIAKNRELMGATDPKKAEPGTIRADFAESIDANAVHGSDAPETAAVEIAFFFPECNVYSR
- the trmD gene encoding tRNA (guanosine(37)-N1)-methyltransferase TrmD; this encodes MRFDALTLFPDMFDVVSEAGVTGRAHKQGIWQMRTWNPRDYTTDVHRTVDDRPYGGGPGMVMLADPLNDALDQALADRGDSPEVILLSPTGRRFDQAVAQELAQGPGAVLVCGRYEGIDQRFIDARVTQELSLGDFVLSGGEIASLAIIDSVVRLLPGVLNDADSARQDSFHAGNSGLLDSPHYTRPEVYRGQAVPEVLMSGHHGRIQAWRREQSLRLTVTRRPELIELARQRGELSKADERFLASLAAQQPD
- the rimM gene encoding ribosome maturation factor RimM (Essential for efficient processing of 16S rRNA); the encoded protein is MKQDAIPADLVELGRIVSAYGVRGWVKIQPHSMQTKALLNAKTWWLKTPRPGSQAGVFASASPRQIQTAKQHGATIVAQFEGLDNREVAQALKGHTVWVSRAAFPPADDDEFYWVDLIGCRFFGEQEGQAHLLGQVAEVLDNGAHSILVVHRGCWDANGVFAPEKDEQGRPLEELVPFVQAIVHTVDLPARELHSHWAI
- the rpsP gene encoding 30S ribosomal protein S16: MVVIRLARGGSKKRPFYNVVAAEASQRRDGRFIERLGFYNPVAGEGQENLRLQMDRVKHFTDNGAQVSPAVARLLKEYSAKVASAA
- a CDS encoding sulfurtransferase TusA family protein, which codes for MAMSETGALPNSDLQVDASGLKCPLPILRAKKALAQLESGQVLQVITTDQHAIQDFQAFCRQTGNELLAQDQQAEKTLHFLRRR